The Papaver somniferum cultivar HN1 unplaced genomic scaffold, ASM357369v1 unplaced-scaffold_114, whole genome shotgun sequence region ATGGCCCAATAGATCTAACTCGAAGAGGAAGGTATTGGTGCTGAAAGTACTCCCGGCTGCTATACTTTGGAATTTGTGGAAGGAAAGGAATCTCAGGGCCTTCCAAGATATCAGTAAGGAGGTGATGGGTATTGTGGAAGTTGTGAAGTTGAGGTGGCATATTGGCTACATAACAGGGAGGTGTTCAAAGGAATTTCCATGGAGCAATTCGTTATCAGCTGGGATGAGGTCAtttttcaacattcttagggctCCTTGTATTCTTTCTGCTGGACGTGTGGAATGTTTGTTTTGTATGTGTTTTAGTTGTTCGAAGGTACAATAGTTGCCGTTTGTTTTTCCGGTTTTGGTCAAAGGCGGTTTTTCTGGCCTccgttttttttccttttgatcgAGTGAGCCTTGGCTCATATTTTATGTACTTTGGCTCTCTTTCAATAAATTTTTAacttaccgatcaaaaaaaagaaaatatatgtCACTTTCTCTTATGGCCTGTGAGTTAACCTTGAAATAAGAATTGTCTTTTAATTGCTGATTTCAAGTCATAAATATAGATCTAATTAGTTTCTGCATTTACTATATGACCTACGGAAATGTAGTGCAGCTGTTTTTTGATGACTCTTTGTTACGTATCGGTAATAATATATACGCATAAAGATATCACATTTAGTACAATATACATTTTCGATTAGGAAAAACTATTGATAAGACGCTACTCATGTAGTTGCGCGGGTTTACCATATGAAATTGAATAATTTTTGCTCTGCTTGAAGAAACTGTAGTTCTCAAATTTGTGCTTGATGAATTTATTTATTAAGAAGTGAACTAAACAGccaaaaaagaaacaacaaaattcaACCTAATTTCACAACAAATGAGTCCTATAAGACTCAGCTGTTTCATAGGTACATACATCACTCACGAGTCATACTTCTCTAATTTCCAGTTTTAGTCATATAGCATATAGTTACTAGTTCCTGCAGAGGATCACAAACCAATTTCCGTCATAGATAAATTGGATTTGATCCGTATTATTACGTACTTATATATTATGATTCCCTCAACAGCTATTAACCTGATTATTGGATGGATCAGGAACCGTATATAGCTCTTAAGGCTTTAACGTCATTAACTTGAACTTGCCTCTTGGTGCTTCCAGGTTCGAACACTGGGTACATGATTGTGTTTTTTTCGAAAATATGTTCTAGTCCTAATAAATGTCCAATTTCATGTGCTGCAACAGATTCAAAGTCCATTGTGTCTGATTCTGGATGGGTACTCCATTTATCCCCTGCGTCGAAGTAAATCCTTCCATCATTTGGTGGAAATGCATGAGCGACTACTCCCATTTCACCATCAAATCTATACCCATCACCAAGATCACCTTTTTGGAATCCAATAACCATGTCAGCCCCTACATCATCATTGGTCTCCTCAGTGAACTTGAAGTTACTCACAGCTTCCCATTTCGCAAAAGCTTGTGCAACAACATTTTTCAGGGTTTCGGTGTCAAGTTTATCAAAGGTTTTACTACTATTAGAGCTAAATCGATAAGTGAGGAGAGAGCTTGACCATTTTTCTGGGGTGCTAGCTGCAAGTACGTCTTTGTTATTCTTCCTCTTTCCGGGTTCAGCGTCGACAACGTCTGCTCTACCACATCGAGGCATCATCATTTGTTTCACTGTTTCGGCGTCTAAGCTCCCGGTGGCATCTATACCATAATTGAGTTGATAAGTTTTGATTTCAGACTCTAAGACGTCATCAAACACGTCATCGTATGCATGTTCACCACTAGGATTCACATCATTCAAGTATCCAAATCTTTTAAGATATTTCTTAACATTATGCAAACCTGGTGCGGTCTGACCAATGTGAGCTCCTTTGAGATCTTGAAGAAAATCAAATGGCTCAGCAGATAGAGTCGGGTTTGGGAGAATGGCGAACAAGGTGAGAAGAAAAAATGGCACAAGTTGGAAATATTGAACAGCTTTGGTGGTCTGCATTGTGTTTACTGAAAGTTTTGTTGTTTCTGTTTTTCTGCTGTATTTCGAATGCTTTCTCAACTATTTATAGGGAGGTATAGAACACTAATGAATTTCATAATCATACAGAACCATTAAGTTGAAGTTCCCTACCCCAGAGATATAATGGATCACAGAAAGCGGTCCTTTGCATAAGGTTGATGTTACAAGTTCACCAGATTAATTAATTAATGAAGCATCTAACTGTCGAATCTAACACTTAATCAAAATCTGATCCATAAATGGTTGAAAGGACACATACATCTACCAATTAAATTCATTTCAATCTGTAGTTTCTTCTTCAGAAGAGTAAATATAGTTGTTAACAAGTTGGTATCATACCTTCATTTTCATCAACAACTATCTCTACTCATTGCACATGCACTTCATAAATTAACTTGTTAACAAGTTTCTTTCTAAACCCGAATCTTTATAAAAGTACAACCATGCGGGTCCttctaaagattttttttttttctggtttctTTGGTCATAACGTTTCAATCTATTAACACCAAATGCTTCTCGGGGCGTCGTTAACTTATGCAATTAAAAGTTAACCG contains the following coding sequences:
- the LOC113328791 gene encoding metalloendoproteinase 1-MMP-like; the encoded protein is MQTTKAVQYFQLVPFFLLTLFAILPNPTLSAEPFDFLQDLKGAHIGQTAPDATGSLDAETVKQMMMPRCGRADVVDAEPGKRKNNKDVLAASTPEKWSSSLLTYRFSSNSSKTFDKLDTETLKNVVAQAFAKWEAVSNFKFTEETNDDVGADMVIGFQKGDLGDGYRFDGEMGVVAHAFPPNDGRIYFDAGDKWSTHPESDTMDFESVAAHEIGHLLGLEHIFEKNTIMYPVFEPGSTKRQVQVNDVKALRAIYGS